The following DNA comes from Lathamus discolor isolate bLatDis1 chromosome 5, bLatDis1.hap1, whole genome shotgun sequence.
CAGGCTGCCGTGACTGTCTTTGCTATGTTATATACGCCTATACAGGCAAATTGTTGATTGAAATGATCAACTAATGCCTGGGTTCCCCAGTGtattttactgtgtatttttgaaagtatttcGAGTGCTATGCCCTTCGGCAAGACTTCTCTCCCATCTGGCAATATGTACTTCCCATCTTGTTCCTTAGCTCCCATTCGttctagtttttccttttctgcagactCAAAATCAAATTTTTACTAACAGGTACTTGTTGCATAGTCAAAATCATACTATAATTGCCTGCCACTCGTTTTGCTTCTGTATCAGCTGCATTATTTCCCCTAACTTGATAACTTGTACCTCGCTGGTGTCCCTTTATATGTACGACTGCTATTTTATTCGGCATTTTCAATGCCCCCAGAACTCGCCGAATTAATTCCGGGTGTATCagttcttttccctgtgagtTAACAAACCCTCTTTCCTAGTGGTGTGTACTACTCCGAACGCATAGCGTGAGTCTGTATATATAGttccatcctttcccttcagtGACACTAATGCTTTCCACAATGCATACAGCTCACAGGCTTGAGCCGACCAGCTGGCACTCAGGGGGCCTGATTCTATTGTCTTAAGTTCTCCTTTTTCCAACTTAACGATGGCATATCCGGACAATCGTTTACCTTCCACTATTCGTGATGACCCATCTATAAATAATACTTCTCCACATTGTAGTTCTTCTTCTAAGTCTGGCCTAATCCGTGTTTGTTGTTCAATTGTTTGAAAACAATTGTGCAATAGTTCATTACCTTCTCCTGGGTACAAAAATTCAGCGGGGTTAACTGCTCCAATAGTTTTCAAAGATAGTTTAGGGGATTCTATAAGTATTCCCTCATACTTTAATAATCGGCTATCTGTAagccatttttctgctttttgttgtaaCACTCCCCTGATGTTATGAGGCGCATATAAGACAACTTCTCCATTAAAGGTAAGGCGATTCGTTTCCTCAAGTAATACTGCAGCAGCAACAATGATTTGTAAACAACTCGGCCAACCCCTGCTCACAGGGTCCAACAGCTTTGATAGGTATGCCACCGGTTTCTTCTGTCCGGCCCATTCCTGAGTTAATACTCCGAATGCCGTTCCTTCATGTATGTTAACAAATAAATGGAATGGCCGCTTTAAATCTGGTAGGCTTAAAACCGGTGCTTGACTTAGCTCTCTTTTGAGACTGACAAACTGCTCTTGATCCTGAGGGGTCCACTTGGGTATTTTGTCTTGAGACAGTTGTTCATATAAGAATTTAACTTTAAAGCTATAATTTTCTATCCATTGCCTACAATACCCAAATAGCCCTAATGCCTGCTGAATTTGTCTCTTAGTGACAGGCATAGGTAATTCCAAAATTCCTTTAATGCGCTCTGGATCCAATATcttctggccgttaaacaaataatgtcccaaatatttcactttttcctccacaaattgtaacttttcttgtgatacccgtaggcccttttgtgcaagaaagttcaGAAgtcaaatgctttcttttcttacatcctccttattattccctgctatgagcagatcatctacatactgtaacagcacgtttcccgtttgtacctggtattcttttaagagctcttccagggcCTGTCCAAACAGATTAGGGGACTCAGTGAACCCTTGGGGAAGCACGGTCCATCTCAATTGCTGTCTACGGCCTGTCTCTATGTCTTcccattcaaaggcaaaataatcacGGCATTCTTCTGCCAGTGGACAGGCCCAAAAGGCATCCTTTAAATCAGCCACACTATACCAGGAGTTATGGGGTCCTAGTTTGCTTAGCAGTGTGTATGGATTTGCTACTACAGGGAACCGGGTGAtagttcttttgtttatttccctTAAATCATGTACGAGCCGTTATTTCCCATTTGGTTTCTTTACAGGCAAAATGGGGGTGTTAAAGGGTGACATACAAGGCTCTAAGATTCCTTGTGCTAACAATTGATCAATTTCTGGCTTTAATCCTCTCCGTCCTTCTAGGGATATGGGATATTGCCTTACTCTCACAGGTATGTGGGGTTCGGAAATTTGGATTTTAATCGGTAGAATTTCCAGTCTACTAATTGTGTCCGGAGAGTACCAGACATCGGGGTTAATTTGTTTTTGATCATCCACGGTCAAAGGATAAGCAGACACTGTTATCTCTTGATTTTTTAACCTTAATTTCTAATTGCAATTCAGCAATTAAATCTCGTCCTAACAAATTAAATTCTGCTTCAGGGACGAGCAAGAGTTCACCcattccaaatttattttctgtttcgaATACCACATTTTTGATTTTGCTTACTTTAAAGGGTTCTCCTTTTGCCCCAATTACTTGTACTTTTTCAGGGGAAACTTTACATCCCTCAGGTATTTGCTTAATAGTTGATTTCTCAGCCCCAGTGTCTACTAAAAAGGTGAACTCTTGTTTATAGGgacctatttttaattttatcaagGGCTCATGATGACTCCGGTCCCCTAAGATATAGGGCCCCTGACTCTCCTATTCCGTCTTCAATATTTCCTCATCCCTGATCCTTTCTCTGCAATTCTTCTTTATATGTCCCTTCTTTCCACAGTAAAAACAACATCTCTGTTCCTTCTGTACTACTACATTCCCTTGTTTCGCTCCAGCAGATTTATGTTCACTAGTTCGCCCTCTGTGATCCTCTCTGACCGCTGCTACCATCATTTTTACTTGTCGCTTGCTGCTCTCTTCTTCCCGCCTTACGTagactttctgagcttctctCAGTAATTCATCCAACCCTCTATTCTGCCAGTCTTCTAACTTTTCAATCTTCTTTCTGATATCTTCCCATGATTTTGCCACAAACTGGGTTTTTAGGAACGCTTGCCCTAAAGGGTCGTCTGGATTTACTCCAGAGTACAGCTGAAGGGCTTTCCTCAGTCGTTCCAGCCACTCAGTAGggttttcatctttcttttgcatCTCATTAAATGCTTTATTGATATTCTGGCCACGGGGTACTGCTTCTCTAATTCCCTGAATTACTATAGTTCTCAGGTCCTGCATATGAGTTCTATGCACTGGATCCTGATTATCCCAATTAGGTCTTTGGAGTGGCCATTTAATATCTGCTTGAGGTCCCTGGGCATGTTGAGCATCCCACAGTCTCATTCCTGCTCGTCTAATCATATCTCTTTCCTCAGTATTAAATAATTGACCAAGGATAGATTGCATCTCATCCCAACTATAAAGGTTTGGTCCCAAAAATTGATCTAATCTTTCTGCCACCCCGAGTGGGTCCTCTGTTAAGTTTCCCATCTCGGTTCTTTTAAAATCTCATAGATCAGCCGGATTTAAGGGTACGGAAATATATCCGATCACAGGCTGAGGTCCCCCCATGGGTATTTCCCTTAGAGGGTACATCTGGGCTGCCCCTTTTTGACTTCTAGTTACGCATCTAGGAGGAGGGGAACAAGAGTGTTCCGACTCTGGTGGGGGAGTGGATGCTCTGGGGACCTCTGGaggggctgtgggagcaggaggaggaatgtAAGGAGGGGGGGTTAGAAGGGTTTCATCtaactcttccttctttttcttttgtttagtttttatctcattcagcgggtaaagtctagctcccggtctttctAGCCACACTTCCGcgtattgactctcctcagggttaaggggttttttattattaacccagaggtttaattgctgtcttacccaatcttcttctgacccatagactggccaaaagacatttttagaaatcttcttccctccccatatcttagtacaatattctatcattttttgcttatctttccctaggGTTCCAGGGAAatatctccaattgtctaagattatgccagaggggtattcttaggtacaatgggtacccttcccatgggagtcgaaggcttgctgcccttcgcccccatcttctggaatatccaCAAACAtacactcactcgctcccccttgttcctggcccagtccctcgcgggagatgggaaacacagtacttaagggtccacactcgcttggttcagtatatcgaacctctcactcgttatattccaggaaacccaatcccgcccgaacggcaaacccGCGAGCAATtttgccgtgaacaatttcgctctgcgaataatttcgcaatatacttacgcgtcctgcatcttcgtccggactcccgtgcacagaattttatgggattttaccggtttcTCCTTTGCTCATTATTCTAGAATTTAGGTTCGTCAGTAAGGTTGGGGTAAGtcgttggtcgcggggccgcgaaatgtcgcggggcgcctccccggaggaccaaagccttatccgagtcacggcaccagaaaattgttataaattgagaccacaacggatcataatccaattaaaattttattaattatagcaagtagaatatgagcaaaacagcgctggacgacaggggagtctgcgctccgccaactgccgccctgagcagttcaaacagtccctttttatacatctttacttccgtgttcatgaagtagtggaggtactctgcgcatgcttcggctgttgttagggggtcgttttctgcctcctgatggTCGTTGAGGccgaagtaagaagtcttcctcttttgtcccatagttgacccctctactcctatgttGTCTTGCAGTTAtcttatgtttgcataagcggtCTCTGGTTTAGTTGGTGTAAGCGATTGTGGTTATCTTATCTTGTGTAAGCTGTGTCTGGTGGCTGTTTGCCTGACCTtaacattgggcttaacataaatcttaataaacaataccctagtctatagtttctcacagctttaacctgccagaggggagatggagctttaaggtctcttccagccaaAACCGTTGTGTCATTCCACAAGCTGCCCAAGTAACCTTCCCACACCAGTCagtcaacaacaacaacaacaacaacatggGGCTCTAACACAAGGTAACAACCACAGCAAAGACCATacccttttccaggctgagctgctgctgctcttccttccgAAAGGAAACACACACAGCTGTCCTCTCCACACCTACTCCTATAAGAGCTGATCTGGCTGAGAAAAGGAGCACTGCCTTTCCCCACCCCAGGTTTTACAGGCTGGAGCCTGCCCTGATTTAAACAGCATCACCTGGACACTGAACTGGGATCAGCTGATGGATGGAGTGAGTCCTCAGAGGTGCTGGTGGGAACACAGCCAGCCTCAGGTGCAAGTGACCAAGGGGACATGGCAGGAGAGCCTTGCTGGAAGGGGTAGAAGGACTTGGAAGAGTTCAGCATCGAGTTTGGGGGTTCCCAAGGAGTCGGTTGTGTAATTGGGGCTCACCTAATGGCCCAGCAGCCTTGCAAAGCAAGTCAGGGCTTTGCAAGTTGTTCTGGATCAGAAGGGAGAGGGATGGATGTGAAAGAAAGTCACCCCTTCCCGTGTGCCTTTCTTGTCCTTCACATGAACAATACATTTACTCAGAGTACCAGGAATCTCGCAAACTCTCTGGGATTCTCCACAGACCCAGATCTTACCCGGTTCATTACGTGAGATGTGGAAAAACTTCACTCCTCTGCAATTTGTTGCTGATGTCTACCTAAAGATACAGCCGCTGCGAGGGAGGAATGGTCACCAAAAGGATGTCCATCAGTACTTAGTTGTGACTGATTACATGAACTTAAAAATGGACTTCAATATTCACACACTAGGGTTTTGTTTAATGGTAGAGGTCTGCAGTGTTGGTGTTACTGCAAATGCAGGGAAAAGTCAACTTGAAAGTGGGCACCTAAAAGTACTGTATTTGTGATGCTGCACTGCCTCAGGAAAGGCATCTCATTTGGACACAGAACACTGTTGCAGTGAGTAAGCATTTCTCTGGATTTCAGTAGACACAGTTTCCCACAGATTTAAGTTGTCATGGAAAGTTGCACATTTCCGAGAGCAAATACCCTGTGTGCTTGGTTAGCAGTTTTCTTAGCAGCCGAGTTGGGGTTGCTGTCAGGTATCGTTTTCTGCTGTGCGCTCCTCTTCAACTTCACAGCGAGTGTAAAAGTTGTTCCTAGGAGAAGATCACCTTTCCCCTAAGAATGACTTTTTTTGGTGTGCTCTCTATTATTGGCTTccactgttctgctgctgcactgttcAGGTTCTGTGCAAGGTGACTGACACATGGAGCGccccttccttctctcagtTTTAGTGATACAAGGTCTACAGACAATGatttgcttgtgcttttgtgcatttttgaagtaatttttccttctatatGATTCCCCTTCCCcaattgtgctttcttttttttcaactaTTCCGGTAACAATTAAGGCTGAAGTAAGGAGCCACGCTGTTAGAAGCATCCAGTGGTTACCAAGGAAACCGATACTTCTGACCATCCCGTCCAGTCCGTACAGTCCATTTTCTACAATTTTCAGGGTCCTTCAGATTTAAGAGGATTCTCAGTTaagtgcagcagctctgaaatggaACAGAGTTGTTACGGATGCTTCAGTGAAGTTCCCTGCtcaatgaaagcaaaaaggagaacACGGTACTAAGGTACAGAAGGGATGAGACTAACATTGATAGCATTTATAATGCACTTGGGTACAGCAGTAATACTGTTCTTGCAGAGTTGTGCAACAAGAAGTGGTTAAGTCCAGATCTGGTGTCACCAACATAAGAgggacacggagctgttggagcaagtccagaggagggtcaggGATTGGAGCGCCTCCcgtttgaagacaggctgagaaagctggggctgttcagcctggataagagaagctgtgtggagacctaagagcagcttccagtgtctgaagggggcctacaatgatgctggagagggactcttcgtcagggactgtagtgataggacaaagagtaatgggtttaaacttaaacaggggacgttcaggttagatataaggaagaagttctttactgtgagggtggtgaggccctggcacagggtgcccagagaagtggtaaatgctccaacactgtcagtgttcaaggccaggctggacagagccttgaatGACACGGTATAGTGTGAGGCATTCTGGCCCATGTCATGTGGTTGGAACtgagtgatcttaaggtcctttccaaccctaactattctatgattctatattggaTGCACTGGTCCAGAGGGCACCCAATGTAGAACATGCCCAGCTATTTGGTTTTTCCTCATACATTTGGTTTAAGAGCAGGGTCTGAGGATTTGCACTTAGGACCTTGTTGGAGTATCTGAGAGTGCTGCCTGCGAGGTCGTATGCAGATAGAGGTTTACATGGCTAAGCAAGGGGGGATTGCTATGTTGGTGTCACTTGTGGAGGGCACCATGTAtagctgatgcccagcaccagctttctgtcctggcacctTAGGCTTAGTATCAGGATCTGGATGTTCGCAGTCCAGCGAAGTCTGCCCTTTTTTCACATACTAATTGTTGTTTGTCTTTGCGTGCTTGACAAGCAGAGTATCTGTGTTTAGGTAGCATAGGCCTGTGATATACATGGAGGCATCCGACTGGATACACTTGAAATTCCTGCCCTGTTATGGAGAAGATCAAAGCACAGTGGTAAATGAAGCCTGCATGAATCCATGATTAACCGGGAAAACAGCAGTGTCGGTGATCCTCCAGCATGGATCAAGCTCCATGATGCCTGTGCCTCTGCCCGGCTTCTGCTAGGAGATCCTCTGTTTGGtgagataaaagaaattaagcttACTCTTTGCATTTCTCCTGTGGTTCTGTGCCTGTCCCCACACTCTGACTGTGCCAACTTACGTTGTCATTACAACTACCCCAGCTAGCACTTTCTACACGCTTTGCTCCAGGGAGAGGCACAGCCTTGCACTCTCGTTATGAGGCAAGTCTGTCCTCACATTGCTCTGGTCCGTGAAGTGATCCTGTGTGGAGCCATGTGGCATCTGCTGATGCCAGAGGTTGGATTTGACTTTGTGAACGTTCAGAGTTACCTGGGAACTAGCCACACAAGAACTGAGCTAgcccccctgcagccagcagctctaCGTCCTCCAAAGGTTCATGCCCTCTAAGGCAGAGGATGGAATTTATTTGGGCTTGATTCTTCCAGAAGCAGCCCGTCACAAAATGTGCAATGACTCTAGATGTTGAAATAAGAGCTTTATCTGActatagactggtttgggctcgaagggaccttgaaggtcacccagttccaatcccctgccatgggcaggggcaccttccactagagcaggttgctcagtgctgcagtatGAAGCAAGCCAACTGTGTTTGAACAGCCAGTGATTTTTGCTCCAAGCCATGTCTATATGCAAAAGGACTTCCAAGAATCCTTCTTGCTGCAGCCCACTTGTGAATTAATGAGCAAATCTGGGTGGGGAAAGAAAGATAGCTGTGGCGTACAGCGATTAAAGCCCTTCTACCTGCCACTCCCCGCGAAAAGAAGAGCTATCTGAAGGGTGGGTTACTGTATTTACTCAGGGGAAAACGGCGGAGCGACTGCTCTGCGATCCGCTCATCGGGTCTGCCGCACCGCCCGTCCCATCTGAAGCGGGAGGTGGCAGCGATTGGTCAGGCCTGGGTGCAACATGGCGGCCACCGCGACCAGGGATCCGTCTCAGCTGCTGTCCCTCGGTGTTTGGCGGTGATTCCGGTCTGcagcgggacgggacgggacgggagggATGGCATGgaacgggacgggacgggacgggagggagaagagggagagcgTATTTGCGGGCACTTGTGGTTGGTGTGAGCGGCGCTGCCGCTTGGCGGGAAGCTTGAATGGGGTGGACGAGGCCGGGAGGCGCCTGCAGTAAACGAGGGTCCCGGTGGGTGTCTGTGGGTGCGGAGCAGAGAGCGGCTGGGGCGAGTGCTGGTGCTCGGCCGGCGTGCGGTAATGAACTGCGCACCCTGGCAGTGcttgaggccaggctggacggggctggtttagtggaaggtgtccttgcccgtggcagggggttggagccgGGGGAGCTTTAAGAGCCCTTACAACCCAAGCTATGATTCAATGACATTAAAGCGTTCTCACTGAAGGGAACGTCTTCCTGCAGAGTTCCAGCCTCGGAAACGTGGTCGTGTGCTAGCAGTACAGGTgcacctttaaaaatacatttccactGCACACAATGTCAGGCGTTTTGTTCAAAAGAATGCGCTGTTCTATGAAACAGTCTCTTGTACCTTTCAactttattgtttgttttttttatttacagagctTGTGGATAAACGCATAGGCTCCTGCATTCGTATTGTGATGAAGAGTGACAAAGAAGTTGTAACGCTTCTAGGATTTGATGACTTTGTCAGTATCCTTTGATGGGAATGTTTTATGCTTCAGCTCAATTGATTTATTGTATTTGAGAGGAGAGGTTTGAGTTCACTGGATAGAAACTTTTCGTATGGGTCGCTTGTATGACtctggtatttttgttttacagatagAATCACAgttcagtaaaaatgaaaataactttgttttgattttaagacTCTGGgccttattttctttgaatcCGGGTATTTAGATATGGTGTTAGAAGATGTTACAGAACTGTAAGCATTATTTCTATTTGGTTTCCTGAGGGAAAAATATTGTATAAAATCTAGAAGCAAAGTGGGTTTACATTTTTTGAATACTTGCCAGCTGAGTAGTTTATATCTTGGAGTTAAACTCTGGTGGTGATCTATTCAGGACAGCCGTGTCGTAGAGTAGGTGTTACATGATACATGCTTGTAATCAGGTTCCTTTTTTTAGCCTTAATTTTGCATGGGTTTTGTGTAGAACTTCCCAGTAGTTTGTTTGCCTTTACATTTCCTTAAGGTCTaagcaaagattttaaaagctgcagactCAGAGATGAGTATTTATTACTTTGCTGTGCCGTGTTTGTATTTGAAACCTATTTTGAGTGTAGGTGCTATTCAAGAAATTGCCAAGATTTACAGGGTGAATCCGTGCCTTTATGTACTGAGCAGAAAAGTACAATGGAACTTTATGGTTGCCAGGTAGCTTTCTTTATGCAGGTGGTCAGTTACACTGCAGTGTGGATGATGTCTTTGTTAGTTCCAGCCAGAAGAAGGTAATTTAAAATCTAAACACCACTTTTGTGGTCTACCATGATGTCGCCATCTGCTAAAATCTTCTGAAGCAAGAACTGTCACATATGACTTTGTAAAACTTCAGTCTATGGCACTAACATGCAATTGTCTTATTCTTTTATAGCTGgttcctggaggagaaggaccCGACGTATAAATCGATACAGTTGTCATCTAtgaagacatatatatatatatatatatcgaATATAATATAAATAGAGCTTTTGGGATATGGGTGTGTTTGttggttatttattttgtttatgcaCTCTTGCAGTTGATATTTGATAACAGACAGGGATTTCCTTTTCAGGAAAGGTGCACTGCTAATGATGATACTGACTTCATAAGTTGAAATCATTACTTTTTTGTAAAGATGCACTAATCTGTCCCGAttaaaaggctttctttttattagttACTGTGTTTTGTTACTTAAGTGCGCAAGTTAGTTTTTGTAACTGGTTGATGGAGTGGAAAATCGGTGTTCAGATTTTCTACATCTCTTGCATTTGTTTAAGACCCAAGCCTATGTAAAACACAAGGTGTTAGCCAACAGATTGCTGTTCTTTGGAGTACAGGCATGTACTAAGCTGCTTGAGGCTGTGTCACCAGAAACTGGTACAGTGCTGGAGAATGCTGAAAAGCTCTTCAAAGTGGATGCA
Coding sequences within:
- the LOC136014257 gene encoding U6 snRNA-associated Sm-like protein LSm5 isoform X2; protein product: MINRENSSVGDPPAWIKLHDACASARLLLGDPLFELVDKRIGSCIRIVMKSDKEVVTLLGFDDFLVPGGEGPDV
- the LOC136014257 gene encoding uncharacterized protein LOC136014257 isoform X1, producing the protein MINRENSSVGDPPAWIKLHDACASARLLLGDPLFELVDKRIGSCIRIVMKSDKEVVTLLGFDDFVNMVLEDVTELWFLEEKDPTYKSIQLSSMKTYIYIYISNII